A genomic segment from Blastococcus sp. PRF04-17 encodes:
- a CDS encoding DUF4386 family protein gives MSKILDRVADAGGILYFVLVAVGYVVLVSPFLPETLESPDAVRAHLVAHPPTASLWLGAWLEAAGLLALLLLAARLAARIRAARPLDWLPTAAVGVAVAAFAVKIGSFAPVLAALDVDRYDAGTVTALLGINDAAHGLAWALDGVFVLLLGLGALASRALPTWLGALTVAAGTACLAATAAPGVLDALQVVFLAWVLVVSGWLLVRGERAVAPERSRRGAESAALPLR, from the coding sequence GTGTCCAAGATCCTCGACCGTGTCGCCGACGCCGGCGGCATCCTCTACTTCGTCCTCGTCGCCGTGGGCTACGTCGTCCTGGTCTCCCCGTTCCTGCCCGAGACGCTGGAGTCGCCCGACGCCGTGCGGGCCCACCTGGTCGCGCACCCGCCGACCGCCTCGCTGTGGCTCGGTGCGTGGCTGGAGGCGGCGGGTCTCCTGGCGCTCCTGCTGCTGGCCGCGCGCCTCGCCGCCCGCATCCGGGCCGCCCGGCCGCTGGACTGGCTGCCGACGGCGGCCGTCGGGGTCGCCGTCGCCGCCTTCGCGGTGAAGATCGGGTCGTTCGCGCCGGTGCTCGCCGCGCTGGACGTCGACCGCTACGACGCCGGGACGGTCACCGCGCTGCTCGGCATCAACGACGCGGCGCACGGGCTGGCGTGGGCACTCGACGGGGTCTTCGTCCTGCTCCTCGGACTCGGCGCGCTGGCGTCGCGGGCCCTGCCCACCTGGTTGGGTGCGCTGACGGTCGCGGCGGGGACGGCCTGCCTCGCCGCCACCGCTGCGCCCGGGGTGCTCGACGCGCTGCAGGTCGTCTTCCTCGCCTGGGTGCTGGTGGTCAGCGGCTGGCTGCTGGTGCGCGGCGAGCGCGCCGTGGCGCCCGAGCGGAGTCGGAGGGGCGCGGAAAGCGCTGCCCTCCCACTCCGCTAG
- a CDS encoding sensor histidine kinase: MKVPPWVLDVFFAVGSAGLTTAVAFGEGLAAASDQSFAGSRWWAVPMMLIPSAALLWRRRNPLATVAGVWVPIALHALLTQDAAIGLFVLWPAWVSLYALGAYGAGRRLLAGLGVTVVSLFVHEWYMTDGFRAGADGVLSALWWNLVLFVAPLIGGLVAGTRRTRALATEKELVEVQARVAVAEERARIARELHDVVTHHVNLVVLQAMAASGLLDRDPEQVREPLRVIEASGREALSEMRRLLGVLREEDADRPLAPQPGVEDVDGLVGSARTAGLDVGLAVSGTPRRLPAGLGLTVYRIVQEALTNAARHAAGSTVGVSLRYEPDAVDVAVVDDGGSRTDTAPGGGRGLLGMRERVAVFAGTLEAGPSSSGGFAVHARLPVPEDER, translated from the coding sequence GTGAAGGTTCCGCCATGGGTGCTGGACGTCTTCTTCGCCGTGGGGTCGGCCGGGCTGACCACGGCCGTCGCCTTCGGTGAGGGGCTCGCGGCCGCCAGCGACCAGTCCTTCGCCGGCAGCCGCTGGTGGGCGGTCCCCATGATGCTGATCCCCTCCGCGGCGTTGCTCTGGCGGCGCAGGAACCCGCTGGCCACGGTCGCCGGGGTGTGGGTGCCGATCGCGCTGCACGCCTTGCTCACCCAGGACGCCGCCATCGGCTTGTTCGTCCTGTGGCCGGCCTGGGTGAGCCTCTACGCTCTCGGCGCGTACGGCGCGGGTCGGCGGTTGCTGGCCGGGCTCGGCGTGACCGTCGTGTCGCTGTTCGTGCACGAGTGGTACATGACCGACGGCTTCCGCGCCGGAGCCGACGGCGTGCTCTCCGCACTGTGGTGGAACCTCGTGCTCTTCGTGGCCCCCCTGATCGGGGGACTCGTCGCGGGCACCCGGCGGACCCGCGCGCTGGCCACGGAGAAAGAGCTCGTCGAGGTGCAGGCGAGGGTCGCGGTCGCGGAGGAGCGCGCCCGCATCGCCCGCGAGCTGCACGACGTCGTCACCCACCACGTGAACCTCGTCGTCCTGCAGGCCATGGCCGCCTCCGGGCTGCTCGACCGCGATCCGGAGCAGGTCCGCGAGCCGCTGCGGGTGATCGAGGCCAGCGGCCGCGAGGCGCTCAGCGAGATGCGCCGGCTGCTCGGCGTGCTGCGCGAGGAGGACGCCGACCGGCCGCTGGCCCCGCAGCCGGGCGTCGAGGACGTCGACGGCCTCGTCGGCTCCGCCCGCACCGCCGGGCTGGACGTCGGGCTGGCCGTCTCCGGCACGCCGCGGCGGCTGCCGGCCGGTCTCGGGCTGACCGTCTACCGCATCGTGCAGGAGGCGCTGACCAACGCCGCCCGGCACGCGGCCGGATCCACGGTCGGCGTGAGCCTGCGCTACGAGCCTGACGCGGTCGACGTCGCGGTGGTCGACGACGGCGGCAGCCGCACCGACACCGCCCCGGGCGGCGGTCGCGGGCTGCTCGGCATGCGGGAGCGGGTCGCCGTCTTCGCCGGCACCCTCGAGGCCGGCCCGTCCTCCTCGGGCGGCTTCGCCGTGCACGCCCGGCTGCCCGTGCCGGAGGACGAGCGGTGA
- a CDS encoding response regulator, translated as MIRVLVADDQALIRDSFRLLLDLEPDLEVVGEAGDGREAVAQARRLQPDVVLMDIRMPVLDGLGATRAMTQAGLGSRVLILTTYDADEYLYDAMQAGAVGFLLKDVRREQLAGAVRTVAAGDALLHPALTRRLVERFVQGPPPGARPPALAQLTERETEVLTLVGRGLSNAEIAAELFLGEATVKTHLGRVLTKLGLRDRVQAVVTAYESGLVRPGRTRPDS; from the coding sequence GTGATCCGGGTGCTGGTGGCCGACGACCAGGCCCTCATCCGCGACAGCTTCCGGCTGCTGCTCGACCTGGAGCCCGACCTCGAGGTGGTCGGCGAGGCGGGCGACGGCAGGGAGGCGGTCGCCCAGGCCCGGCGGCTGCAGCCCGACGTCGTCCTCATGGACATCCGGATGCCGGTGCTCGACGGCCTCGGTGCCACCCGTGCGATGACCCAGGCGGGGCTGGGCTCGCGGGTCCTGATCCTGACCACCTACGACGCCGACGAGTACCTCTACGACGCGATGCAGGCCGGCGCCGTCGGCTTCCTGCTCAAGGACGTGCGCCGCGAGCAACTGGCCGGCGCCGTGCGGACCGTGGCCGCCGGGGACGCGCTGCTGCACCCGGCGCTGACCCGCCGGCTGGTCGAGCGGTTCGTGCAGGGCCCGCCGCCGGGCGCGCGGCCCCCGGCGCTCGCCCAGCTCACCGAGCGCGAGACCGAGGTGCTCACCCTGGTCGGGCGCGGGCTGTCGAACGCCGAGATCGCCGCGGAGCTCTTCCTCGGCGAGGCGACGGTGAAGACCCACCTCGGCCGGGTGCTGACCAAGCTGGGGCTGCGGGACCGCGTCCAGGCCGTGGTCACCGCCTACGAGTCGGGGCTCGTGCGCCCGGGGCGGACCAGGCCGGACTCGTAG
- a CDS encoding response regulator: MTVRVLLADDEALVRAGLRMILEAEPDVEVVGEAADGAEAVSMCRELRPHVALVDIRMPRVDGISAARRISADPALGTAVVMLTTFDADEHVVEALRAGARGFLLKSMPRDQLVGAVRTAASGEALLAPALLRRLLDDFVTRAGTTATPAPGLDELTPREEEVLRLIARGLSNAEIADRLVLGEGTVKTHVARVLAKLGVRDRVQAVVVAYESGLVRPGRTSPDS; the protein is encoded by the coding sequence ATGACCGTGCGGGTGCTGCTGGCCGACGACGAGGCGCTCGTGCGTGCGGGACTGCGGATGATCCTCGAGGCCGAACCGGACGTCGAGGTGGTCGGCGAGGCCGCCGACGGGGCCGAGGCCGTCTCGATGTGCCGTGAGCTGCGCCCCCACGTCGCCCTGGTCGACATCCGGATGCCCCGGGTCGACGGCATCTCGGCCGCCCGCCGGATCAGCGCCGATCCTGCCCTCGGGACGGCGGTCGTCATGCTCACCACGTTCGACGCCGACGAGCACGTCGTCGAGGCGCTGCGCGCCGGGGCGAGGGGGTTCCTGCTGAAGTCGATGCCGCGCGACCAGCTGGTCGGCGCCGTCCGTACGGCGGCGAGCGGCGAGGCACTGCTCGCGCCCGCCCTGCTGCGCCGGCTGCTCGACGACTTCGTGACGCGTGCCGGCACGACCGCCACACCGGCCCCCGGGCTCGACGAGCTGACCCCGCGCGAGGAGGAGGTGCTGCGGCTGATCGCGCGCGGTCTGTCGAACGCCGAGATCGCCGACCGGCTGGTGCTCGGGGAGGGCACGGTCAAGACGCACGTGGCCCGCGTGCTGGCCAAGCTCGGCGTCCGCGACCGGGTGCAGGCCGTCGTGGTGGCCTACGAGTCCGGCCTGGTCCGCCCCGGGCGCACGAGCCCCGACTCGTAG
- a CDS encoding sensor histidine kinase, with protein sequence MSGIRARWQGLSLWVRDGLLALVLSLAALLELVVLAGEPIPQLPLQIVAFGVMTGCLVLRRIRPLTAACTVAVGLAFQTVLGDAPVLSGFVAVLVATYSVAQYAGRRDAVLGLLAIVAAIEVYPLVRPEVKLVDEIANAAIPVVVWVFARLARERLDRAVAAEREVMAARAQMREEDLTRAAALAAERRRIAREMHDVVGHGVTLMLLHADAAQASLGGREPATAHALDVVLASGRTALEDLQRLLRVLRDDAVDDGEPGTLAALDGLAEAAVAAGRDVTVTVEGRVRELPTAVEATAYRIVQESLTNAFKHAPGARIEVRVRYGELALEVDVTDDGPGAAGSSDRGGFGLAGIRERVALFGGRVRAGPRADGRGWCTSAVLPVPAPEPAHA encoded by the coding sequence ATGTCAGGCATCCGGGCCAGGTGGCAGGGGCTGTCGCTGTGGGTGCGCGACGGCCTGCTGGCACTCGTGCTGAGCCTGGCCGCCCTGCTCGAGCTGGTGGTGCTGGCCGGCGAGCCCATCCCGCAGCTGCCGCTGCAGATCGTCGCGTTCGGGGTGATGACCGGCTGTCTGGTGCTCCGACGGATCCGGCCGCTCACGGCGGCGTGCACGGTGGCGGTCGGGCTCGCGTTCCAGACGGTGCTCGGCGACGCCCCGGTGCTGTCCGGGTTCGTCGCCGTCCTGGTGGCCACCTACTCGGTCGCCCAGTACGCGGGACGGCGGGACGCGGTGCTCGGCCTGCTGGCGATCGTCGCCGCGATCGAGGTCTACCCCCTGGTCCGACCGGAGGTGAAGCTCGTCGACGAGATCGCCAACGCCGCCATCCCGGTGGTGGTGTGGGTCTTCGCGCGGCTGGCCCGCGAGCGGCTGGACCGCGCCGTGGCCGCCGAGCGGGAGGTCATGGCGGCCCGGGCGCAGATGCGCGAGGAGGACCTGACGCGGGCCGCGGCCCTCGCCGCCGAGCGCCGGCGGATCGCCCGCGAGATGCACGACGTCGTCGGCCACGGGGTGACCCTGATGCTGCTGCACGCCGATGCGGCGCAGGCGAGCCTCGGCGGCCGGGAGCCCGCGACGGCGCACGCGCTGGACGTCGTCCTGGCGTCCGGGCGCACCGCACTGGAGGACCTGCAGCGGCTGCTGCGGGTGCTCCGGGACGACGCGGTGGACGACGGCGAGCCCGGCACGCTCGCCGCCCTCGACGGGCTCGCCGAGGCGGCGGTCGCGGCCGGCCGGGACGTCACGGTGACCGTCGAGGGCCGGGTGCGGGAGCTGCCGACGGCGGTGGAGGCGACCGCGTACCGGATCGTGCAGGAGTCGCTGACCAACGCGTTCAAGCACGCCCCCGGCGCCCGCATCGAGGTGCGGGTGCGCTACGGCGAGCTGGCACTGGAGGTCGACGTGACCGACGACGGCCCCGGCGCGGCCGGCTCCTCCGACCGGGGCGGCTTCGGGCTCGCCGGGATCCGCGAGCGGGTCGCCCTCTTCGGGGGCCGGGTCCGCGCCGGCCCGCGTGCCGACGGCCGCGGCTGGTGCACCTCCGCCGTGCTCCCCGTCCCCGCCCCGGAGCCGGCGCACGCATGA
- a CDS encoding patatin-like phospholipase family protein, with protein sequence MSDQRRALVLGGGGITGIAWEIGVLAGLAEAGTDLSGADLVVGTSAGSVVGAQLTCGAELEAMYARQLEPPAQEKVARMTRRNLARYGWAMIASRGSDVDFRRRIGALALAAEKAGLTPPEQERLDVIGSRLVSREWPERELVVTAVDAETGEFSAFDRESGVPLLQAVAASCAVPGVYPPCTIGGRRFVDGGMRSAANADLAEGYDRLVVLAPIPRGVGPLAGVDAQVTGLVSRVAVVSPDEASRRAIGRNVLDPAARAGSARAGRAQAAVVAERVADVWTG encoded by the coding sequence ATGAGCGACCAGCGCAGGGCCCTCGTCCTCGGTGGTGGAGGCATCACCGGCATCGCCTGGGAGATCGGCGTGCTGGCCGGGCTCGCCGAGGCGGGCACGGACCTGTCCGGCGCGGACCTGGTGGTGGGCACGTCGGCCGGATCGGTGGTCGGCGCCCAGCTGACCTGCGGCGCTGAGCTCGAGGCCATGTACGCACGGCAGCTGGAGCCGCCGGCTCAGGAGAAGGTCGCGCGGATGACCCGCCGGAACCTGGCCCGGTACGGCTGGGCGATGATCGCCAGCCGGGGGAGCGACGTCGACTTCCGCCGCCGGATCGGCGCGCTGGCGCTGGCCGCCGAGAAGGCCGGTCTGACCCCGCCCGAGCAGGAGCGCCTCGACGTCATCGGTTCCCGCCTGGTCAGCCGGGAATGGCCCGAACGGGAGCTGGTCGTCACCGCGGTCGACGCGGAGACCGGCGAGTTCTCCGCCTTCGACCGCGAGTCCGGCGTCCCGTTGCTCCAGGCCGTCGCGGCCAGCTGCGCCGTCCCCGGCGTCTACCCGCCGTGCACCATCGGCGGTCGGCGGTTCGTGGACGGCGGCATGCGCTCGGCCGCCAACGCCGACCTCGCCGAGGGCTACGACCGGCTGGTGGTGCTCGCCCCCATCCCACGCGGCGTCGGCCCGCTGGCCGGCGTCGACGCGCAGGTGACCGGTCTGGTGTCACGGGTGGCCGTGGTCTCGCCGGACGAGGCGAGCCGGCGGGCGATCGGCCGCAACGTGCTCGACCCCGCCGCCCGGGCGGGTTCGGCGCGCGCCGGCCGGGCACAGGCGGCCGTGGTGGCCGAGCGGGTCGCCGACGTCTGGACCGGCTGA
- a CDS encoding potassium channel family protein → MKFEPVGPETEHTGVQIAHEEASPVRQVLRRVLIAAVVLVVVILIVYLDRDGYEDSKGGEISVLDAAYYATVSLSTTGYGDITPVTPEARLTNVLLITPLRIMFLIVLIGTTLEALTARSREEFRIRRWRSRVRQHVIVCGYGTKGRAAIRSLQALGTPLDKIVVVDTEPRAIDEANSMGLTGLVGDAGRTEVLRRASIERARAVIVAANRDDAAVLITLTVRQLNPNVPITTSVREEENANLLRQSGADTVITTSATSGRLLGLSTDAPRVVAVVEDLVTGGQGLDLHQRPVTTSEVGLDPRSLRDIVLSVTRGGITFRFDDPLIGNLEGGDILVVVRSHQ, encoded by the coding sequence GTGAAGTTCGAGCCGGTCGGACCGGAGACGGAGCACACCGGCGTCCAGATCGCCCACGAAGAGGCCTCGCCCGTCCGGCAGGTGCTGCGTCGGGTCCTGATCGCGGCGGTGGTCCTGGTCGTCGTGATCCTGATCGTCTACCTCGACCGGGACGGCTACGAGGACAGCAAGGGCGGCGAGATCTCCGTGCTCGACGCCGCGTACTACGCGACGGTCTCGCTCTCCACCACCGGCTACGGCGACATCACCCCGGTCACCCCCGAGGCCCGGCTGACCAACGTCCTGCTGATCACGCCGCTGCGCATCATGTTCCTGATCGTGCTCATCGGCACGACCCTCGAGGCGCTCACCGCGCGCTCCCGGGAAGAGTTCCGCATCCGACGCTGGAGGTCCCGCGTGCGCCAGCACGTCATCGTGTGCGGCTACGGCACCAAGGGCCGCGCCGCCATCCGCTCCCTGCAGGCGCTCGGCACGCCGCTGGACAAGATCGTCGTGGTCGACACCGAGCCGCGGGCGATCGACGAGGCCAACTCGATGGGCCTGACCGGGCTCGTGGGCGACGCCGGCCGCACCGAGGTGCTGCGGCGCGCGTCGATCGAGCGCGCCCGGGCGGTCATCGTGGCGGCCAACCGGGACGACGCCGCCGTCCTCATCACGCTCACGGTGCGCCAGCTCAACCCGAACGTCCCGATCACGACCAGTGTCCGCGAGGAGGAGAACGCCAACCTGCTGCGGCAGTCCGGCGCGGACACCGTCATCACGACCTCGGCGACGTCCGGCCGGCTGCTGGGCCTGTCGACCGACGCCCCCCGCGTCGTCGCGGTGGTCGAGGACCTGGTCACCGGCGGGCAGGGCCTCGACCTGCACCAGCGCCCGGTGACCACCAGCGAGGTGGGGCTGGACCCCCGATCGCTGCGCGACATCGTGCTGTCGGTGACCCGGGGCGGGATCACCTTCCGCTTCGACGACCCGCTGATCGGCAACCTGGAGGGCGGCGACATCCTCGTCGTGGTCCGCTCGCACCAGTAG
- a CDS encoding ABC transporter ATP-binding protein, with protein MRTTVDLAGVTKRYRGTVALQDVSLGIGAGVTGLLGPNGAGKTTLLRIVATALGQDAGEVRVLGRDPADPADRLQVRRRLGYLPQDSGAYSGFTAFAFVDYVAVLKEMTDRRARHEEVRRVLDAVGLADRAHAKIRALSGGMRRRVGLAQALLGRPELLVLDEPTVGLDPEQRLRFREVLAGLPDDTTVLLSTHLTEDVAALCSRVVVLDHGRVVFQGWTSELAGIADGHVWDADGPAPDVVVAWRTAEGRFRNVGSPPPGADLVPAGPEHGYLLLTGSRQTEEVLS; from the coding sequence ATGAGGACAACCGTCGACCTCGCGGGCGTGACCAAGCGCTATCGCGGCACGGTGGCGCTGCAAGACGTCTCGCTGGGGATCGGGGCCGGCGTCACGGGGCTGCTCGGCCCCAACGGCGCCGGCAAGACGACCCTGCTGCGGATCGTGGCCACCGCGCTCGGCCAGGACGCGGGCGAGGTCCGGGTCCTGGGCCGCGACCCCGCCGATCCGGCCGACCGGCTGCAGGTCCGCCGGCGACTCGGCTACCTCCCGCAGGACTCCGGCGCCTACAGCGGTTTCACCGCCTTCGCGTTCGTCGACTACGTCGCCGTCCTCAAGGAGATGACCGACCGGCGCGCCCGGCACGAGGAGGTGCGCCGGGTGCTCGACGCCGTGGGTCTGGCCGATCGGGCGCACGCGAAGATCCGCGCGCTCTCCGGTGGCATGCGCCGCCGGGTGGGCCTGGCCCAGGCGCTGCTGGGCCGGCCGGAGCTGCTGGTGCTCGACGAGCCGACCGTCGGTCTCGACCCGGAGCAGCGACTGCGCTTCCGCGAGGTCCTCGCCGGCCTGCCCGACGACACCACGGTGCTGCTCTCCACCCATCTCACCGAGGACGTCGCCGCGCTGTGCTCTCGCGTGGTCGTGCTCGACCACGGCCGTGTCGTCTTCCAGGGCTGGACGTCGGAGCTGGCCGGCATCGCCGACGGGCACGTGTGGGACGCCGACGGCCCGGCGCCGGACGTCGTGGTCGCCTGGCGCACCGCCGAGGGCCGCTTCCGCAACGTGGGCAGTCCGCCGCCCGGCGCCGACCTGGTGCCCGCGGGCCCCGAGCACGGCTACCTGCTGCTGACCGGTTCACGCCAGACCGAGGAGGTCCTGTCATGA
- a CDS encoding RNA polymerase sigma factor produces the protein MRTPEPRSDGDLLRGIADRDRAALRDLYDRHAPWLRARLRRRCGDDDVVEEVLQDTFLAVWRKPEAYRGTGDVPAWLWGIGIRRLLAAVRPRRPLPLRLLLPAPAPSAEDVVLLGVEHGDLAAAVNGLSPELRAVVRAVVLDGLTSREAARLLGVPAGTVRTRMARARTQLQEALT, from the coding sequence ATGAGGACGCCGGAGCCCCGCTCGGACGGTGACCTGCTCCGCGGGATCGCCGACCGTGACCGGGCCGCGCTGCGCGACCTGTACGACCGGCACGCACCGTGGCTCCGGGCGCGGCTGCGTCGCCGGTGCGGCGACGACGACGTCGTCGAGGAAGTCCTCCAGGACACCTTCCTCGCCGTCTGGCGCAAGCCGGAGGCATACCGGGGGACGGGCGACGTCCCCGCCTGGCTGTGGGGGATCGGCATCCGCCGGCTGCTCGCCGCCGTGCGCCCGCGGCGGCCGCTGCCGCTGCGGCTGCTGCTCCCGGCACCGGCGCCCTCCGCCGAGGACGTCGTCCTGCTCGGCGTCGAGCACGGCGACCTCGCGGCGGCGGTCAACGGGCTGTCGCCGGAATTGCGCGCCGTGGTCCGCGCCGTCGTCCTCGACGGGCTGACCAGCCGCGAGGCGGCGCGGCTGCTCGGCGTCCCGGCAGGCACGGTCCGCACCCGCATGGCCCGCGCCCGCACCCAGCTGCAGGAGGCACTCACATGA
- a CDS encoding peroxidase family protein: MLKNFPRFLQQFTRPDGAVIDLATTDIVRIRELGVPRYCQFRRLLHMTVPRTFAELCEDPELAAEIEEIYGGDIEQVDLMVGLYAEKRPTGFAFSDTAFRIFILMASRRLNSDRFFTRDFRPEIYSPAGLQWVRDNDMRTVLLRHFPELRPAMRGLDNAFAPWKRVTEA; encoded by the coding sequence GTGCTGAAGAACTTCCCGCGGTTCCTGCAGCAGTTCACCCGGCCCGACGGCGCGGTCATCGACCTGGCGACGACCGACATCGTGCGCATCCGCGAGCTGGGTGTGCCGCGCTACTGCCAGTTCCGCCGGCTGCTGCACATGACGGTGCCGCGCACCTTCGCCGAGCTGTGCGAGGACCCGGAGCTGGCCGCGGAGATCGAGGAGATCTACGGCGGGGACATCGAGCAGGTGGACCTGATGGTCGGCCTGTACGCGGAGAAGCGGCCGACCGGGTTCGCGTTCAGCGACACCGCGTTCCGCATCTTCATCCTCATGGCGTCGCGGCGGCTCAACAGCGACCGCTTCTTCACCAGGGACTTCCGGCCCGAGATCTACTCGCCGGCGGGGCTGCAGTGGGTGCGCGACAACGACATGCGCACCGTGCTGCTGCGGCACTTCCCGGAGCTGCGGCCGGCGATGCGCGGCCTGGACAACGCCTTCGCCCCGTGGAAGCGCGTGACCGAGGCCTGA
- a CDS encoding peroxidase family protein codes for MVGGPTAPPRTPEHLVNRSVDGSHNDLDFPDMGMAKARFGRNIPLDEVLPVTDAQLHEPNARTVARRLMTRETFKPAVTVNTLAAAWLQFMIRDWFEHGEGDTSRLVDIPIEPGDDWHENPMRIPRIHPDPSRPPGAEGPVTTVNEVTHWWDGSSIYGSTLDQQRFVRSGTDGKLRLNDDGTLPIPDDPQYDFTRVPGWWSGLGMLATLFVREHNAVCDRLKADYPHWDDEELFQRARLVIAALMAKIHTAEWTPAIISHPTTVYALRANWFGVAGERIARTFGRISDSEVISGIPGAATEHYGAPFCLTEEFTSVYRMHPLLPDDFDIRSLDGDRPLAQLEFPELAAPTPRTSRRASACRTSSTRSAPRTRATSC; via the coding sequence ATGGTCGGCGGGCCGACGGCTCCGCCGCGGACGCCGGAGCACCTGGTCAACCGCAGCGTCGACGGGTCGCACAACGACCTCGACTTCCCGGACATGGGCATGGCCAAGGCACGGTTCGGACGGAACATCCCGCTCGACGAGGTGCTGCCGGTGACCGACGCGCAGCTGCACGAGCCCAACGCGCGCACCGTCGCCCGCCGGCTCATGACCCGGGAGACGTTCAAGCCCGCCGTCACGGTGAACACCCTGGCGGCGGCGTGGCTGCAGTTCATGATCCGCGACTGGTTCGAGCACGGCGAGGGCGACACCTCGCGCCTGGTCGACATCCCGATCGAACCCGGCGACGACTGGCACGAGAACCCGATGCGCATCCCGCGCATCCACCCCGACCCCAGCCGCCCCCCGGGCGCCGAGGGCCCGGTCACCACCGTCAACGAGGTCACCCACTGGTGGGACGGGTCCTCGATCTACGGCTCGACGCTCGACCAGCAGCGGTTCGTGCGCAGCGGCACCGACGGCAAGCTGCGACTCAACGACGACGGCACGCTGCCGATCCCCGACGACCCGCAGTACGACTTCACCCGGGTGCCCGGCTGGTGGAGCGGTCTGGGCATGCTCGCCACGCTGTTCGTCCGCGAGCACAACGCCGTGTGCGACCGGCTCAAGGCCGACTACCCGCACTGGGACGACGAGGAGCTCTTCCAGCGCGCCCGCCTCGTCATCGCCGCGCTGATGGCGAAGATCCACACCGCCGAGTGGACGCCGGCGATCATCAGCCACCCGACCACGGTCTACGCGCTGCGGGCCAACTGGTTCGGCGTCGCGGGGGAGCGGATCGCCCGCACGTTCGGCCGGATCAGTGACAGCGAGGTCATCAGCGGCATCCCCGGCGCGGCCACCGAGCACTACGGCGCCCCGTTCTGCCTCACCGAGGAGTTCACCAGCGTCTACCGCATGCACCCGCTGCTGCCCGACGACTTCGACATCCGCTCGCTGGACGGCGACCGGCCGCTGGCGCAGCTGGAGTTCCCCGAGCTGGCGGCCCCAACTCCAAGGACGTCGCGGCGCGCTTCAGCCTGCAGGACCTCTTCTACTCGTTCGGCACCACGCACCCGGGCGACATCGTGCTGA